A segment of the Kazachstania africana CBS 2517 chromosome 2, complete genome genome:
CAAAGATGTGTTCGAGCTGTTATTACTTGTTGGAGGTGAGGATATTCTCGAATAAAACTCAGGTGGGATAAGACtcttattatttattgaatattttcgTTTACTATAGGAGGGCGCACCATTGTTTATGAAACTACCGTCATGAACGTAAATGTTGGCAAAAGTCTTATCTCTCTTCAATTCATCTTTGGAAAAAGGTTTCCTCAACATTGGATCCATCAAACTTAATGATCTGAAtctatttttctttttggcGCCGACATTTGAAATGGTTTGACTACTATCATTTTGAGCTGGTAAATCGGCATTTGAACttgatcttgaaaaaagagTGGGTACATAAAAGCTGATTCcttcatctttatcttcGAGTTGTGctgaattagaatttgTGAGAACATTCTCCGAATCAGAATCAGAATCGTCACTgtcatcttcttcctcatcacTGGAACTAGCAGAAGTTGTACCTTTCACATGTGAGGTAGCAGATTTCCTGTTTATTGATAGTGACCTTATTCGGACtgatttatctttatttgaAGTTAGtagattattttgaaaatttaaaatggATGAAGAATCTCTATTTATTAATGTACtgttatttttgtttattgaATCAACAGAAACAAAATTAGTCAATGGCTTATCTGAAAGGATGGTTAATAAGGCTCTTATACCGGTACTATTTGTTATTACAATTAAAGAGTCAATCTCATCGACggttgttttttttgttgtGAATTTGTTACTTAACTTTGTGAAATATTCCTTAAATGgtgatttgataatttttgtatcattattttgacGATGGTAATCAATgttgataaaattaattaacGATGTATCTAGTAAATGATCATCGAGAAAAGTTTTAAAccattttaatgaaatgtCAGATACGGAAAGATTAATTCTCATTGAGAGCTTTGGATTCTTAGCGTAAATCTTATTATAAAATGACTCTATTATGAATTTAATCGTTTGAACGTATCGAATAGAACCTGATGTATTGATGGTTAAAATGCAAGTTAATGGATTCTGAGAATTCAGGACAGTATCCCAAAATGTCTCGGAGCATATAGAGTTCCATATTGACGATCTTAACTTATTTAATTTCACTTTTTTGTTCAGTTTTGATAGTTTGTAATGTTTTAATTCGTCATTATAGTAGTCTATAGTTGGAATATCCACATAAATGGAGATATTGAAACAATTTATTGTCTCCAAATTGGGGTTCGAATCCGTATCGGAGTATGACAACAAAAACAATGAATTCTGCGATTTGATTCTTATCTTTGGTTCAGTTtgtttaatattattactagCAATAGTATTCCTTGAATAATCCGGTAAAGGTATTGGAACACTTAAGGACTccatatcttcttcatcggTATTGCTATTCCTCACTATACTGGCCATGGTATATAGTAACAACAATGAGATTgtattgaaagaatatcTTCCTGGATTAAAAATGTTTCAAAGAGCCACGTAAATTTATATTCTAGATGATGTAATCTCCGACAGTCTGAGATGATGAGGTAATCTGTTGAGAAGTTGAGcaaactttcaaagaagggtgaaaagaaaagacaACCGCAGCAAACCACAATAACGTATAGAAGAATATGCTGCTACCAGTACGATATGTTATGAAAACTCAGTATCTACAACTTGCGATTGTCTCTAACTGAGCCCAATaaaatcaacaatttttttttgtattataGCTCTTCTCGGATGAGATGCCATATTTAACAAACGATGAATGCtcattggaaaaaaaatgcagaCAGAGCCAAACGGTACAGCTGCTGttaaatgatgatatcAATTGGTTATACAGATAGCTTTATTCTGTGAATGGTTCCATTGCAATTCAGTTTGAGCCCAACTTCTGGCAGAAGAGACAGATGGAAGTAGTGAATACGTGAGTCCGGGTGACTTTCCTATTTAGGAAAATATCGTTTAGAATTCCGGCTGGGACTTACCAGATCGGGAATTTCCCAGCCATCGCATTTCCTCTTTAGGAAAAGTAATTGAGTGCGGTTAACCAAAAGAGTGatccatatatatacatatgtGGATGAGAGAAAGACAGTTTATGTGACAAGTGTCATCATCTTACAGAGTATTGAAAGGGTCAGGACCTCGATACTGTAAGGAGACTTAGATGGAAATGAACACAGGAAACTACGAGAGAAGTGTGTCCGCACCTATAACACCACCTTCGACGGTCAAGAAAGAGACCAAATTCGTGGCACATGAAAAGGTCAAGCCAAGGAGGCTATTCAGATCTGTTTCTAGCAAGTCGAAATATAGGCCCAAACCAAATACATGTTTAGAACTGGATAGTGGACTAGGAAAACCGTCAGAGTCTAAAAATCTGGATTTACTGGCACACGTTTTACAAAATTCACAACAAATGGTAATGATCACCGGCGCAGGTATCTCAACTCATGCAGGAATACAAGATTTTAGGTCACAAAATGGTCTGTATAGAACTTCCACGTCTATGAAATCTCTTTTCGATTACAACCAAGTATACTCGAATGAACAAACAACTGCcaatttcaacaaattaATGGTCGACATCTATGAAAAATCTAACAATGCAGACCCAACACCATTCCATTTATTAATAGATAAGATAAATAGGCAAGGTAGACTGAGGCGTGTCTATACGCAGAATATTGACTCTATAGAATGGAAATTGCTTTCTGAtctaaaaaattcaagtaAATTGGTTCAATTGCATGGTACAATACTGAAAACTAAATGTAATAAAtgtcaaaaaattgaagattttgaaactcAGCTGTTTCCAGTATCAGCTGATAGTTCTCTCCCGTTGATACCAAACTGCAAACAATgtgaagaatttgaaatggtACGAAGTGTCGCCGGTTTGAGATCCAAAGGTGTTGGTAAAATAAGGCCTATGATTACTTTATATAATGAACCGTACCATGAAAATAGTGACACTTTAGCCAAAATCATTAATCATGATTTAAAgtataataaaattgacTGTCTTTTGATAGTAGGAACAACATTATCAATTCAGAGTGTCAAGACGTTAGCGGTAAATTTCACgaaattgatcaaatctAAAGGAAGAAAAGGTTATGTCATAttcatttcaaatgaaatgCCCAGTGATAATTTACTTAAATTGTTTAAGGATGGGattgatttgattgttCTGGGTGATTGTCAAAagttatataattttttatagaATTAACAATTTTGGTGGAGGCATATCCGGAACTTTGCCAATTTCAAACTTCATCGCTTTGAATTGTTCTAAAGTTTCTTTACTCATAATCTTTTCCATAtccttttcatcttcttctttgatgttattcattgaaatattgtTACTTGCTGCCGGTGCTGTTGGTAATGTCTTCTGTGTTGTAGTGCCAAATGGCGAGGCACCGCTTGATGATGTATTAAAGGGCTGTTGTGTGGAGGTAACCGCTGGAGGGAATGCACTACCTGTAGTATTATTAATGTTACCAAATGGTGAAGTAGCATTCTGTGTATTTGCAAAAggtaatattttgtttggTATGCTAGCGACTCCATTATTGTTTTGCGTGGTTCCGAAGGCGCTAGAACTATTAATTGCATTATCTGGTTTAACTGTACTGAACCCCCCAATATTGTTTTGTGGATTATTGAAAGGTGATGCACCAAAGACAGATGTGGATGTCTGATTTGTAc
Coding sequences within it:
- the SND1 gene encoding Snd1p (similar to Saccharomyces cerevisiae YDR186C; ancestral locus Anc_8.390), with amino-acid sequence MASIVRNSNTDEEDMESLSVPIPLPDYSRNTIASNNIKQTEPKIRIKSQNSLFLLSYSDTDSNPNLETINCFNISIYVDIPTIDYYNDELKHYKLSKLNKKVKLNKLRSSIWNSICSETFWDTVLNSQNPLTCILTINTSGSIRYVQTIKFIIESFYNKIYAKNPKLSMRINLSVSDISLKWFKTFLDDHLLDTSLINFINIDYHRQNNDTKIIKSPFKEYFTKLSNKFTTKKTTVDEIDSLIVITNSTGIRALLTILSDKPLTNFVSVDSINKNNSTLINRDSSSILNFQNNLLTSNKDKSVRIRSLSINRKSATSHVKGTTSASSSDEEEDDSDDSDSDSENVLTNSNSAQLEDKDEGISFYVPTLFSRSSSNADLPAQNDSSQTISNVGAKKKNRFRSLSLMDPMLRKPFSKDELKRDKTFANIYVHDGSFINNGAPSYSKRKYSINNKSLIPPEFYSRISSPPTSNNSSNTSLNSFTKSNSGVKLFEQHLINKSFEDLHNNSNIFNDLINRRKRQQQKQQQQLGLNFNNDNNTTIDLDSEDKLLLGNSKDHQETIGNLNLKLYDDDKNSDNDTKKDNPASKHVKFKKIISFDLYGPNDCDNNDTNWVLGGNNK
- the HST4 gene encoding NAD-dependent histone deacetylase HST4 (similar to Saccharomyces cerevisiae HST4 (YDR191W); ancestral locus Anc_8.396), which translates into the protein MEMNTGNYERSVSAPITPPSTVKKETKFVAHEKVKPRRLFRSVSSKSKYRPKPNTCLELDSGLGKPSESKNLDLLAHVLQNSQQMVMITGAGISTHAGIQDFRSQNGLYRTSTSMKSLFDYNQVYSNEQTTANFNKLMVDIYEKSNNADPTPFHLLIDKINRQGRLRRVYTQNIDSIEWKLLSDLKNSSKLVQLHGTILKTKCNKCQKIEDFETQLFPVSADSSLPLIPNCKQCEEFEMVRSVAGLRSKGVGKIRPMITLYNEPYHENSDTLAKIINHDLKYNKIDCLLIVGTTLSIQSVKTLAVNFTKLIKSKGRKGYVIFISNEMPSDNLLKLFKDGIDLIVLGDCQKLYNFL